The genomic stretch GAAGTTTTTCATGAGATGGGTTGGGTTTTGGTTGCGGGCACCGCCGTGCTGATGAGGGCACCTGACCTCGCATGAATGCGTGGCTGTGGCGAAACAGATTAGGGAAAGAAAGACCCTCAGTTTCGGCTCGGCCCATCGTTATTCCGAAGCGCAAAGATCGCAAACTAAAACCGCATTTTCATTAGCTTGCCTAATGTTCAGCCGAGCTGATCAAAGATGCGAGCCTGTTTGTTCGCCGTTCATCAGTGGCGGCGATCTTCGGATTGGATCTGCCTTGCGCACTCCAGCAGGGTGCCTCCGCTTTCCGTATCGTCACCGGCCCTGCCAATGACTTGCGATTTCCTTGGGCCAAAGGATGCGTCCGGCGTGGTTGTAAACGGAGGGGTGCGCGTTCGTTTCTCCGGTAGGTTGCGGGGGATGCGGGGTTATGCGCGGGTAAACCGCGAAGTTATTGAGGGGCGGTGAAGATTTCGAGCTGCTTCGTGGCAAGCTGGCGATTTTGGACCTGGATGTCTTCGACGATGACGCCGTCGCGCATGACGATGTTGCGTTTGCAGTATTCGGCGATGTCGGGTTCGTGGGTGACCATGATGATGGTGATGCCCTGGTCGTTGAGCTGTTGAAAGAGGGCCATGATCTCGATGCTGGTGCGGCTGTCGAGATTGCCGGTGGGTTCGTCGGCGAGGAGGATGGCGGGCTGGTTGACGAGGGCTCGTGCGATGGCGACGCGTTGCTGCTGGCCGCCGGAGAGCTGGTTGGGGGTGTGGTCGCCGCGTTGGGAGAGGCCGACGAGGTCGAGGGCGGCTTTGGCAAGTTGATGTTGTTCTTTGGCGCTTTTGGGATGGCGCGCATACATCATGGGCAGTTCGATGTTTTCCTGGGCGGAGGTGCGGGAAAGGAGATTGAAGCCCTGGAAGACGAAGCCGATTTTTTCGTTGCGGATGTCGGCGAGTTCGTTGCGGTTGAGTTCGGCGACATTGATGCCATCGAGCAGGTATTTGCCGCCGGTGGGCCGGTCGAGGCAGCCGAGGAGATTCATCATGCTGGATTTGCCGGAGCCGCTGGGTCCCATGATGGCGACGAATTCACCTTTGTTGATGCTCAAGGTGACGTGCTTGACGGCGTGCACTTCGACATCACCGCTGGTGTAGGTTTTGCTGAGGGCATCAAGCTGGAGAACAGGGGGCATTTATGATTTAAGATTAATGAGTTATGAATGAGGAGGGATGGGCGAAGATGTTCATCGGCGGGGAGCGAGAGATTCATCATTCATGGTTTACATCCGTCTTCTCATGCCGCCGCCGCTGAAGGGGTTGGGTTGGTCGGCGAGGGATCGGGTGGGGCCGCCGGTGTGACCGGTGATGACCTCGGCTCCTTCAGTAAGACCTTCGATGACTTCGGTGCCGATGCCGTCTTCGATGCCGATCTTGACGGATTGGGCGACGGGGAGGTTGTTTTGCAGGAGGTAGACGGTGCGCTCGGGGACGGCCTGTTTCGGGGCTTCTGATCCGCCACGTGGCCCGCGGGGGCCGCGGGCTTCGCCGGGTTTTTCGTCTTTGGATTCGGAAGGTGGGGCGGGAGGACGGTAGCGCAGGGCGGCGTTGGGGACGCGCAGGGCGTCGGTGCTTTCGGCGACGATGATTTTGACGTCGGCGGTCATGCCGGGTTTGAGTTTGAGTTCGCTGTTGTCGACGGTGATGATGACGTCGTAGGTGACGACATTGCTGACGGTGGTGGCGGCGTTGCGGACCTGGGTGACCTGGCCTTTGAAGGTGTCGAAGGGGAAGGCATCGACGGTGAAATCGAC from Phragmitibacter flavus encodes the following:
- a CDS encoding ABC transporter ATP-binding protein; translation: MPPVLQLDALSKTYTSGDVEVHAVKHVTLSINKGEFVAIMGPSGSGKSSMMNLLGCLDRPTGGKYLLDGINVAELNRNELADIRNEKIGFVFQGFNLLSRTSAQENIELPMMYARHPKSAKEQHQLAKAALDLVGLSQRGDHTPNQLSGGQQQRVAIARALVNQPAILLADEPTGNLDSRTSIEIMALFQQLNDQGITIIMVTHEPDIAEYCKRNIVMRDGVIVEDIQVQNRQLATKQLEIFTAPQ